CCGCTAATATCATTTTCTTAATTAAGGAAACCTCAATTTTTACAGTCATTGCAATTCCAGAATTGACGAATACCACGCTCGATTTAATTGGTATGTATTACCACACTAATGAATACTTACTAACCTTAGTGGTAGCTTACGCCATCATCTTGATTCCTTTATCGTTACTCTTAACCTATCTTGAAAGGCGGGTTCGCTATGGCACATTCGGGCATTGAGGTTCTAACAACCGGAACTAATTTTGTCCGGTTACTAGGCGGATTGTGGACCACTCTTAAAATTGCGCTAATTGCTTTAATTATCGGCTTACTCGTGGGCAGCTTACTAGGCGTTTTGCGGACGACCAATAACCGACCACTCCGATGGATTTTACGGTTATATTTAGAATTTTTTCGAATTATCCCAACAGTCGTCTTGTTATTTTTATTCTATTATATTTTACCAAAACAATTTAATTTAAATCTCCCTGCAAACCAAGTGGCCACGTTAGTCTTCGCCCTCTGGGTCGCCGCTGAAATGAGTGACATTGTGCGGGGCGCTTTAGAATCTGTCCCGCAGCAACAACGTGAAGCAGGCCTTGCCATTGGTTTAACTTATTGGCAACTTCAACGTTATGTCCTAATACCGCGAGCTTTACCACTCTGCTTGCCGGCAACCGTTAACTTAATGACCCGCGTTGTCAAAACGACTTCTTTACTAATGCTAATCAGTGTCATGGACATTATTAACATCGGGCAGCAAATTATTGAAGCTAATAATCAAACCAGCCCCAACGGCGTCTTTTGGATCTACGGCTTGATTTTCCTATTTTACTTCTTGATTAATTATCCACTTTCACTTTGGGCCAAGTCCCTAACTAAACGCCGATTGGAGGCTAATCACGTATGAGTGAACCATTATTAAGCGTTCAACACTTAGAAAAATTTTATCAAAAAACTCATATTTTGCACAACATTAATTTTGACCTATTTGCGGGCGAAGTTTTGACCTTACTCGGACCATCGGGTTCCGGTAAAAGTACACTACTACGTTGCTTAAACGGCCTTGAACCTTATCAACAAGGTACACTAATTTTTGATGGACAGACTATCACCCAACAACCCAAGCAATGGCAACACTTACGACAACAAATTGGGATGGTCTTTCAAAGTTACGATTTGTTTCCAAATCGAACAGTTCTAGAAAACATCTTACTTGGACCAATTAAAGTTCAAAAACGGTCTCGGACCATTGTATTACCAGAAGTTCAATCATTATTAACCCAGGTTGGCATGCAAGACTACGCTCAGTCCTACCCGCGCCAACTTTCCGGCGGTCAAAAACAAAGAATCGCAATTGTCCGGGCGTTAGCCCTAAAGCCTAAATTAATG
This region of Lactobacillus sp. CBA3605 genomic DNA includes:
- a CDS encoding amino acid ABC transporter permease encodes the protein MAHSGIEVLTTGTNFVRLLGGLWTTLKIALIALIIGLLVGSLLGVLRTTNNRPLRWILRLYLEFFRIIPTVVLLFLFYYILPKQFNLNLPANQVATLVFALWVAAEMSDIVRGALESVPQQQREAGLAIGLTYWQLQRYVLIPRALPLCLPATVNLMTRVVKTTSLLMLISVMDIINIGQQIIEANNQTSPNGVFWIYGLIFLFYFLINYPLSLWAKSLTKRRLEANHV
- a CDS encoding amino acid ABC transporter ATP-binding protein, with product MSEPLLSVQHLEKFYQKTHILHNINFDLFAGEVLTLLGPSGSGKSTLLRCLNGLEPYQQGTLIFDGQTITQQPKQWQHLRQQIGMVFQSYDLFPNRTVLENILLGPIKVQKRSRTIVLPEVQSLLTQVGMQDYAQSYPRQLSGGQKQRIAIVRALALKPKLMLFDEITASLDPEMVRDVLTIMRQLADRHQMTMLIVTHEIAFAQQISDQILFLAEGQIQEQTSGSQFFTHPQTKRAQDFLASMDF